AAGGACGGATACAATCAAAATAATTGCGATTATTGAAGTAACCATTATGATTTTCTTCTTTTTATCAAGATTATTCCAGCCTTCCTTTGCCCCATCCAATGTTTTCTTTATACTCTCCATCTTCTATGTAGCTCCTTTTTGTATTGCTATAGCTGCATATTATTAATTTCTTTATAGGCCTCTACAACTTTGTTTCTTACCTGTACTGCTAACTCTATAGCTAATCTTGCTTCTTCAGTAGCTATCATTACCGTATGTAAATCATCAACTTGACCACTAATAAAATCATCAGTCAATCTATCTGCATTAATTTGCATATTATTAACTTTGTTAATTTCATCACTAATCATTTCTTTGAAATCGATTTGATTGTCTATATTTGTATGTATTTTTTGAATGTTATTAATTAAATTATTGCTTACTCTTGAAATTTCCAAATATTATCCCCCCTAAATATTAAATCCGAGATTCCTCGACTTGCTCGAATGACAAGATCTTTAGTTATTACCTATTACCTGATTGTTATCCCTTTGATATCTCTAGAGCCTTTTTAAGTATACTCTTGCTAGTATTTAAGGCAGTTATATTTGCCTCATAGGTTCTTTGAGCATTGATAAGAGCTATCATTTCATCAACCATATTTACATTTGGCATATTTACATAACCATCTTCATTTGCATCTGGATGTTCTGGATCGTAGACTATTTTCAACCCTTCCTCATTATCCTCAATTCCAACTACCTTTACCCCTTGGCTACTTTTCTCATTCTTTCCTGAGATTCTATTTTTCTCATTAACTAAGTTCTCTTCAAAAAGTACCTCTTTGCGTCTATAAGGTCCACCTTCTTCAGTTCTTGTTGTTTTCACATTTGCAATATTGGTTGATATTGTATCCATCTTCAATCTTTCAAGTGTAAGACCACTGGCATTAATCTGCATTGAAGTAAAAACCGACATATTTCTCACCACCTTTTAATTTTAACAGTAAAAATACAAATTTATATTAAGATTGCATTAACGATTTATTACATAATTAAGATTAGATAATCTTGCGTTTAGTTGTTGAATCAATATACTATAGTATAATTCATTAGCAGCCAGCTCAGTTGCTTCCAAATCAATGTCGACGTTGTTACCATTATCATTTAATGAAGTATTCTCCCTCTTTTTAACTTGAGGTTCTAAGTTTTTAACATTTACATGACCAAAATGTTTCTCATGGGTAGCCTTCAAAGAAAGCTTGTCCTTTGCTTGTACCAAATATTCCTCAAATTCGACTTTATTAACTTTATAATCTGGAGTATTAATATTAGCAATATTGCTAGAAATTGTACTTTGACGTAGAGAAGAAACATCAAGACCTTTTTTAATTAAATCATAACTATAACCGCTCATAACTTTCCTCCTATATTTTCCAATTTCCCTATGATATAAAAAAATACTTTTCCAACGGTATTAGATATCTTGAGATTTCTATGTCCAATGGATAGCAAGGCTACCCATTTACATCTACCGTAATGGGAAAAGCATAATTATATACAAAGAGTAGTAGTTTTTTACTCATTTAAAAAACTCTCCTTTCGGTAACTGGCTGCCAACCATAGTATGGTAAGGCCCTATAGCTTTGCGTCGCTGCCTTTCGACAG
The DNA window shown above is from Tissierella sp. Yu-01 and carries:
- the fliE gene encoding flagellar hook-basal body complex protein FliE, whose amino-acid sequence is MEISRVSNNLINNIQKIHTNIDNQIDFKEMISDEINKVNNMQINADRLTDDFISGQVDDLHTVMIATEEARLAIELAVQVRNKVVEAYKEINNMQL
- the flgC gene encoding flagellar basal body rod protein FlgC yields the protein MSVFTSMQINASGLTLERLKMDTISTNIANVKTTRTEEGGPYRRKEVLFEENLVNEKNRISGKNEKSSQGVKVVGIEDNEEGLKIVYDPEHPDANEDGYVNMPNVNMVDEMIALINAQRTYEANITALNTSKSILKKALEISKG
- the flgB gene encoding flagellar basal body rod protein FlgB, translating into MSGYSYDLIKKGLDVSSLRQSTISSNIANINTPDYKVNKVEFEEYLVQAKDKLSLKATHEKHFGHVNVKNLEPQVKKRENTSLNDNGNNVDIDLEATELAANELYYSILIQQLNARLSNLNYVINR